The sequence TGCCTTTGgatcttttgtgagtgtaatgtttactgttcattttatttCACTTGTTTATCATCTAtttcacttactttggcaatgtgatcatatgtttcccatgccaataaagccctatgaattgaattgagagggacagagggggagcgagagaaggacagagaagggagagagaacataataGGTTGTGGAATATGAGAGATGGtatctcagacagagagagagagagggagagagagagacagtacttATGTTACCTTAACATTGACCAGCAGTTCCCAGAGGTTCCGTGGGGGCATGACGATGGTGGTGTTGAGCTCGATGACATAGCATTTGTCCAAAGCAATGTCATGGTAGGCAGTTAGTCCCTGGTGACATAGACAGAGAAAACTAATTAAAACTGTCAAAAACCTGGCTGATTGACTCTCCATCCTACAAGAGGTGTGTGTACGCGTGTGCATGTGCCCGGTCCTCCTCACCCTGTGAAAGTCATGGATGATGTCAGCAGGATCACTTCCTCCAAAATGGGGCACAGGCACACTGATCTGCTCATAGTTGTCTTCCAGGTAGATGCCCACGTTCTCCTCCAGCTCCTGTCTGCCTCTCAGAGGGGCGTACACAGAGTCCTCATAACGAACCCTGCAGTGGAACAGACTCTCCTCTGGGATCTAGGTCAAGGCACAAGGGAACCGTTAGCAAGGCTATCCCTAACTATCATCTTCATTATCACAGTCTCTACTATTATTAAATGTTTCATGATCCCCGACTGGGATAGAAAGACCAACGTGCTGATAACCAAATGGAACACTGATCTCCAATGTACATCATAACAACAACACCATCAGAGACAGTTACACCAGGAAGCACATTTACAAATCCCACATCAAAAGATAGGACAATAGAGGATAGGCCTAAGTGGTATCATCAGAGTGTTGTCTCATACGGTCACTGTATGTAGATGCTAGGTACCTGGGGTATGAAGTAGTAGCGGTAGACATAGATGGAAGCCAACACCAGGCCAGACATGAAGACCACCAGGCCAGAGGTCAGGCAACATAGGCCGTTCAGAGGAGACCTCTGGGAGCGCAGAGGCAGAACCagctcctcatcatcctcctgaCAGGGTGACACACAGGGTCACatacatgaatacacacacacaccaggctagtgtcctgtccaggtggtgtacttctacatcaagctgcctcacgctatgAACAAACTCAGACAAAGCTTCCTTGCCCAAGGCTTACTTACTTATCACCCCCCCTCCTAGGTAAAAAGGATACTCACAGCTAGTGTTTCACAGATATTCTATGGTCACATCAAGACGGGGCAGACTAAGTCAGGTTGGGTTAGGAGTATTATGTTTCTGCTCTTAGATAGAAAGATGACTACAAAAGTGAATCCTGAAACCTGCAGCTATAGTTACGGTAGGTGGAATAAATCTGCATGTTTTAGCAGGGAAACAGCAACGTGGGtggcagagagagggatgacagaGTGGTTAGTAACGTGGCACTTATAAGACGGAGAGTAATGCCACCCCCAGTCTCTCACCCCATCTGCCGCTGCCACACGCTCAACCGGTGTGTTGGCAGCGTGTCACGGGTTGGCTTTCTACCATCCTTTCTACCGTATATGTGCAACTACGTGGGTGGATAGGTACATTTATCCTGGAGGATGAGCTCTGTGCGTAGGGGACAAGAAAGCAAGTTATTCTTAGCTGGTACTTGGAGTGAAATTCTCCTGACATTGCTATTGCCTGCGTATGAAAACAGCTCACAGACTATCAAACCAAAAACCGTGGTGTTATGACAACCTGTGTTCAAGGATAAACTAGGAGATAAAATGAACAAGGACGAAGGGATAGACTACACATAATTTtcgctgtctgtgtgtgggtgtctgtgcgtatgtatgtgtgtgtgtgtgtgtgctccccaCAGAGGCAGATAGCTACCAGTGTTCTCCTTCCCTGCTGATTGAGATAAGAGGGCCTTACATGGACTGAGAACATGACAATGGTCTATCTACATTTCCAACAAACGCTATAGAAGATAATGGCCAATAGGCAACTGCCAACTTCCCCTTGAGATAAAAACAGGCACACATACACCCCAATTGGTTTAGATGCATCCTTCTAACCTTTGGCTGACTGAAAGCAAAGCatatttgattggatttgaaacTGCAGGATGCTGGGGAGCGAAGCTTTCCTAGAACCACTGCATCACAAGTTgagaactgtagcctactgatggCACAGTGATGCTGCTTATGAAATATGAACTTGCATGGCAAGCAGTAGTAACCTCCATCTGCCATTTTGTGTGCTGCCTGTGTTTGGTAACATGTTTTTCTTGTAATCCATTCACATTTGCCAAGAGATAATTCTTCATAATCCACAGCAAACATTATAGGTTTATGCTTAAAGCAAAATAAATAACTTGATCCTCCTTGGTTTAGGTTCTTACAGCTAATAGTTGAACTCCAATGTTGACCACATTGGAGTTCAATTCACATAGCCTAACGTTTGCCTAAATAATTGATGTTGATAAAGCTAATTTGTCTAAGAACATCCACTTAACTATGTTCAATAGTAATGTTAGCAGTTCCCCTTTGTTCACCCAATCGGCTATTTGACAAAGTGCCGACATTTCCACAAATAGCTTGTTAGCCGCACAGCATCGTTTTATTTCTTGCCAAATGACAATGGCTGCTCTGACCTCAAATAATGTTCAAATGCACCTACTGCGTTCTTCAGTGTTCCGGTACATTTCAAGTAAAATGCCCCGCAGACGCTTGACAGCCCACCGCGCGCGAGTAAATAATTATTGGAGGTAGCGCCAGCTAACTCTGTTTTATCGAAGGGCAATGCACACAAAGCGATATCATGTTGCAACCACAACGAAAATGCATCACTAACTTACCATCGGATGGGTTATGAGAATTTCGGTCTTTTCGCCATTATTCTCCTCCTTCTCGACTTTCTGACCCGCGACGGACAGGAAAGTGATCTTGACCATTGCTGTACCTGTCAAAGACTAATCGGGTGGGTTTCGTTTCCTCTAGCTACGGTAGCTAGATCCCCTACTCGTATGTGAGCCTTTACTGTTGTTACTGACACAATGTATCTGGTTGTCTTGTTCTTCTTCGAtggggtttaacggcggttggagTTAAATGTGCATTACCGCCACTAGCTGGATGGTTTATTGAATAAGAAACAAAACAATTAACATTTCGGGAAAGGGGTGAAACGAAATCATAGAAAATAAAACACGTCACACTTCTTCAATCACAGACCACTCCAAAATACATCCCTACACAGACTCAGGGGCCTGTGCTGTAGATACATTCACTGACAGGATTTCTTGCACCGCCTTGGCTGTGAAATCACAAAGACCCCAAAAAGCTCTTACAGGGTATCTCTCGAATCCTAACTTCATGAGAATTTTTATTtataaccttcatttaactaggaaagtcagttaagaacaaattcttatttgcaatgacggctaACCCatcctaacccggacaatgctgggccaattgtgagctgcCGCTGTGCCACTCTGGAGCTCAAAAAGGAGAGACTCTTCATCAAAGAACAGTAGCATCGATGAAGTGGACTTATTTTCTCCGTCCACCATACAGGTCAGTCGATGTCGAcgtgcaccaaccactccatcAATGTCTTAagttatatcctctacctatatttCTCGCGCCGCCCCAGAAATAACCCctttttggcaaatctgaccataattctatcccccagattcctgcttacaaacaaaaactaaagcaggaagtaccagtaagggaattccgagtggcgcagtggccactagagattctgggttcaaatccaggctctgtTGCGACCAGGAGaaccatggggtggcgcacaattggtccaggttAGAAGAAGGTCTggtcggcagggatgtccttgtcccatcacgcactagcaactcctgtggtgggccgggcgcagtgctcgctgacacggtcgccaggtgtttgGTGTTTCCAATGACACatcggtgcggctggcttccgcgTTAAGCAGGtcttgtgtcaagaagcagtgcaggtTGTGTTTTgaaggacgcacggctctcgcccttcgcctctcccgagtccgtacaggagttgcagtgatgagacaagactgtaactaccaattggaaaccATGAAattgggtaaaaaaaaataaaaaaaataaaggaagTATAGGTGACTCggtcaatatggaagtggtcagatgacgctacaggactgttttgctagcagacactggaatatgttccgtgattcatcCAACGGCATTgcggagtataccacctcagtcactagtttcatcaataagtgcattgacgacgtcgtccccacagtgaccgtacgtacatatcccaaccagaagccatggattacaggcaacatccgcaccgagcttgTTAGTGGGCCGCTTTCaatgagcgggacactaatccggacgcttataagaaatccagccatgccctcagatgaaccgtcaaactatttttttttaaatagctgttgcgcagcaactcactgccttcctgaagacaaacaatgtatacgaaattcttcagtctggttttagaccccatcatagcactgagactgcacttgtgaaggtggtaaatgaccttttaacctcttgacgctaggggtcagatttttattttattttaaataacgttcccaaggtaaacagactatttctcaggtccagatcgtagaatatgcatataatttacagattaggatagaaaacactccaaagtttccaaaactgtcaaaatattgtctgtgagtataacaaaactgattctgca comes from Salvelinus alpinus chromosome 21, SLU_Salpinus.1, whole genome shotgun sequence and encodes:
- the LOC139548300 gene encoding integral membrane protein 2C-like yields the protein MVKITFLSVAGQKVEKEENNGEKTEILITHPMEDDEELVLPLRSQRSPLNGLCCLTSGLVVFMSGLVLASIYVYRYYFIPQIPEESLFHCRVRYEDSVYAPLRGRQELEENVGIYLEDNYEQISVPVPHFGGSDPADIIHDFHRGLTAYHDIALDKCYVIELNTTIVMPPRNLWELLVNVKKGTYLPQTYIIQEEMVVTGKVHNMRQLGPFIYRLCNGKDTYRLKRHARRRINKREAANCHRIRHFENTFVVETVICDGA